In the Dehalococcoidia bacterium genome, TGTGAACGTGTATCCGCTACTCCAAGGGATATCTCTTGAATAGAGGTTCCAGACCCGCGGCGCCCGAATGTCTTTCCTGGCGCTGTCCGTTTGACAGGGGGGTGAGCGCGTTCTACAATAGACGAGATGGCTCTTCAACAGGACCAAGGGGCTACCATAGCTCAAATAGCCGCTCGCTACCTGACCGAGGCGCCACTTCACGATAAGCCCAGCGCTCAGCAGGAGATCAACCGGTTCATCCGGTGGTGCAGGGGCGACCGCTTCGTGTCACAGCTCACACCCCACGAGCTGGAACTGTATGCTGAGTCATGCTCATCCTCCTACGGCGACGCCGGAGTCCGCCTCCAACCACTTAAATCATTCTTCCGATATGTGAGCAAGAAGGGCCTGACCCCGGAGAACCTGGGTGTCCACCTGAAGGTGAAACGGGTGTCGGGCGCCCGGCGGAACGGCCGGAACGCGCGCGCCGGAGCGGCGGATGCCATGCAACTCACACCGGAGGGCTTTGCCCTTCTGCAGGGTGAGTTGGAGGAACTGAAGTCCCGACGGGTACACATCGCCGAGGAGCTCAAGCGCGCCATGGCCGACAAGGACTTCCG is a window encoding:
- the greA gene encoding transcription elongation factor GreA; translated protein: MALQQDQGATIAQIAARYLTEAPLHDKPSAQQEINRFIRWCRGDRFVSQLTPHELELYAESCSSSYGDAGVRLQPLKSFFRYVSKKGLTPENLGVHLKVKRVSGARRNGRNARAGAADAMQLTPEGFALLQGELEELKSRRVHIAEELKRAMADKDFRENAPLDAAREAQGMTEARIRELEHKLRSATLIEGRNGERSSRVRLGCRVTVRDLANSEEFLYVLVNPSEVNPSTGKISVMSPTGRALLEHELGDEVDVSAPAGKLRYRVVKVEG